A DNA window from Armatimonadota bacterium contains the following coding sequences:
- a CDS encoding helix-turn-helix transcriptional regulator, whose product MSLETDILLTTIRDARELAGLSQREVGRRLGFHPTVYHKVESGARVLDVVEFVALARAIGIDPIELFGDYIVSLQHRRVEDSKPIDE is encoded by the coding sequence ATTTCACTTGAGACCGACATCTTGCTCACGACGATTCGTGACGCAAGAGAATTGGCGGGCTTGTCGCAAAGAGAGGTCGGTCGAAGGCTAGGCTTTCACCCGACGGTCTATCACAAGGTGGAAAGTGGAGCCCGAGTTTTAGATGTGGTCGAGTTCGTCGCTCTTGCCAGAGCCATTGGCATCGACCCTATTGAGCTATTTGGCGACTACATCGTGAGTTTGCAGCATCGCAGGGTCGAAGATTCGAAACCAATCGACGAGTAA
- a CDS encoding sigma-70 family RNA polymerase sigma factor — MENTPCTSGATAHLDSDNHTPSNRAEFRFGSALLERLGRNINSLARKYSTKRTSLDFEDARQELILGVLIAAERVDSTRSESEIDRYLLYSAECHLRSAIDCVGGVRCPSQKRKARNQALTKNWSGEALSSVERDALGALVFQFLELDSPSFVDYEERFGCSAMDDLDSDLYVKLLMEKLPIHVAYALSLIYLEEYTYSEAAEILQVSDSQLRSHLQVAKRMLQREVATAFQ, encoded by the coding sequence ATGGAAAACACACCATGCACATCGGGCGCAACTGCCCATCTCGACTCCGATAATCACACCCCTTCGAACAGAGCCGAATTCCGGTTCGGAAGCGCACTCCTCGAACGACTTGGGCGCAACATCAACTCTCTTGCCCGCAAGTACTCGACAAAACGAACGTCGCTTGACTTTGAAGATGCACGACAGGAACTCATCTTAGGCGTACTCATCGCCGCAGAGCGAGTTGACTCTACTCGCTCCGAATCTGAAATCGACCGCTATCTTCTCTATTCGGCGGAGTGTCACTTGCGTTCGGCAATTGACTGCGTCGGCGGAGTGCGCTGCCCTTCGCAGAAGAGAAAGGCACGAAACCAGGCGTTAACCAAGAACTGGTCTGGAGAGGCACTCTCCTCGGTCGAACGAGATGCTCTTGGGGCGCTCGTGTTTCAGTTCCTGGAGCTGGATAGCCCGAGTTTCGTAGACTACGAAGAGCGGTTCGGGTGCTCAGCAATGGATGACTTGGACTCAGACCTCTACGTGAAACTGCTCATGGAGAAGCTTCCCATCCACGTCGCCTATGCACTATCTCTCATTTACTTGGAAGAGTACACGTACTCTGAAGCGGCGGAGATTCTTCAGGTTTCGGATAGCCAGCTCCGTTCCCACTTGCAAGTTGCTAAGCGCATGCTGCAACGGGAGGTGGCGACCGCCTTCCAGTGA
- a CDS encoding putative DNA binding domain-containing protein, which produces MQIDDGALGRLLEGLLKLGRECEWVEFKENWDEPEDIGEYISALSNSAAIAGMPQGYLIWGVQDGTLDIVGTTFDPASKKIGNEELENWLSYQVAPRLNLRFIKFEVDGKALVLLEVDRAFRHPTRFRNDEFIRVGSYKKKLKEHPEKEALLWKQFSGTPFEDLAAAFDLTAEQVVELLDIESYYRLNDRPLPGELMKSLEALVVDELIKPETSGRWSVTNLGAVLYARNLDSFRNLGRKVVRIVRYKGNDRIDSVKEWSISKGYAVGYESAVELVMEQMPSREIIESARRISLPMVPKVAIREILANALIHQDFTVAGAGIMVEIFDTRVEISNPGEPMVDTKRLLDLPPRSRNEALASHMRRIGYCEERGSGIDRVVSLVEASQLPAPEFSVPDGSTKATLFGTRPLKDMDADARIRACYWHACLKRVRHEYVTNASLRERFGIDEKNSATVSRLIKEAVESGFIKPHAENSSNRLKRYVPFWV; this is translated from the coding sequence ATTCAAATTGACGACGGAGCTCTCGGTCGCTTGCTTGAAGGGCTGCTCAAACTTGGGCGAGAATGCGAGTGGGTCGAGTTCAAAGAGAACTGGGATGAACCAGAGGACATCGGCGAATACATCTCTGCGCTTTCGAACTCAGCGGCAATAGCGGGGATGCCCCAGGGCTACCTGATTTGGGGTGTTCAAGATGGCACTTTGGACATTGTTGGCACAACGTTCGACCCAGCGAGTAAGAAGATTGGCAACGAAGAGCTTGAGAATTGGCTTTCCTACCAGGTTGCTCCCCGGCTGAATCTGCGGTTCATCAAGTTTGAAGTTGATGGAAAGGCGCTGGTGCTTCTCGAAGTTGACCGGGCATTCCGGCACCCTACTCGGTTTAGAAATGATGAGTTCATCCGAGTCGGTTCCTATAAGAAGAAGCTCAAAGAACACCCAGAGAAGGAGGCACTTCTTTGGAAGCAGTTCTCAGGGACGCCCTTTGAGGACTTGGCGGCGGCATTTGACCTGACCGCCGAGCAAGTGGTTGAACTGCTTGATATTGAGTCCTATTACCGATTGAACGACCGACCGCTCCCTGGCGAACTCATGAAGAGCCTGGAGGCGCTGGTAGTCGATGAACTTATCAAGCCGGAGACCTCCGGTCGGTGGTCGGTCACAAATCTTGGGGCTGTGCTTTATGCTCGCAATCTGGATTCATTCCGAAATCTTGGGCGCAAGGTTGTTCGAATCGTTCGGTACAAGGGCAATGACCGTATTGATTCCGTCAAAGAATGGTCCATCTCCAAGGGCTATGCAGTCGGATACGAAAGTGCCGTTGAACTCGTGATGGAGCAGATGCCTTCAAGGGAGATTATCGAAAGCGCCAGAAGGATTTCGCTGCCGATGGTGCCCAAAGTGGCAATCCGTGAAATTCTAGCGAATGCCTTGATTCACCAAGATTTTACCGTCGCAGGAGCAGGCATCATGGTCGAAATCTTCGACACAAGAGTTGAGATTTCGAATCCGGGTGAACCGATGGTTGACACCAAGCGTTTGCTCGACCTTCCCCCTCGGTCTCGGAACGAAGCGCTCGCTTCCCACATGAGACGAATCGGTTACTGCGAAGAGAGAGGCAGTGGCATCGACCGAGTTGTGAGCTTAGTCGAGGCATCTCAACTTCCTGCTCCCGAATTCTCTGTTCCCGACGGAAGCACGAAAGCGACCCTCTTTGGGACTCGACCGCTCAAAGATATGGATGCTGATGCCCGCATTCGGGCTTGCTATTGGCATGCTTGCTTGAAGCGAGTGAGACATGAGTACGTGACCAATGCGAGTCTGAGAGAGCGATTTGGCATTGACGAAAAGAACAGCGCCACCGTATCCAGACTCATCAAAGAAGCAGTCGAGAGTGGGTTCATCAAGCCTCATGCTGAGAACTCATCGAATCGCCTCAAGCGGTATGTCCCGTTTTGGGTCTGA
- a CDS encoding site-specific integrase → MKEYQFQSSTELAPAQSTEIERLQSSAVDFARRSRAESTLRAYSCDWKHFTAFCSTHGLVALPCHPSTVAAYIANLAETHRPSTIQRRLSSISTAHRAAGHESPTKSELVRSTLLGVKRANGTAKRQVIPVRVRHIREGVDLMRSDTKGIRDRAILLVGYAGALRRSEVVGLDVDDISFVEEGLVLTLRTSKTDHTSAGVKIAIQRGSRTDTCPVNAMRNWLQVSEISSGAVFRPVAKGGRIQDSRLTDQVVCQVLKQFARLVGLDDALVGGHSCRAGLITDAFSVGAAQAVIAKHSRHRSNSINDYLREATMFEQNVSGMVGL, encoded by the coding sequence ATGAAAGAGTATCAGTTTCAATCTTCGACCGAGTTGGCACCAGCTCAATCGACCGAAATCGAGCGCCTTCAGTCCAGCGCAGTGGACTTTGCTCGTCGTTCACGAGCTGAATCAACACTTCGAGCGTATTCATGCGATTGGAAGCACTTCACCGCCTTCTGCTCGACACACGGATTGGTGGCTCTTCCTTGCCACCCAAGCACCGTAGCAGCGTATATCGCTAATCTTGCTGAAACCCATCGACCATCGACAATTCAGCGAAGACTATCATCCATCTCGACAGCGCATCGAGCTGCTGGCCACGAATCGCCAACCAAATCCGAGCTGGTTCGCTCGACGCTTCTTGGTGTGAAGCGGGCGAACGGTACAGCAAAGCGCCAGGTGATTCCGGTGAGGGTTCGGCACATCCGGGAGGGAGTTGACCTGATGCGCTCAGATACGAAGGGCATCAGAGATAGAGCAATTCTTTTGGTTGGATATGCTGGAGCCCTCCGCCGAAGCGAAGTCGTTGGGCTTGATGTCGATGACATCTCGTTCGTAGAGGAGGGGCTCGTTTTGACTTTGCGGACAAGCAAGACCGACCATACATCGGCGGGAGTGAAGATTGCGATTCAACGTGGGAGCCGCACAGACACTTGTCCTGTCAACGCTATGCGGAACTGGCTCCAGGTCTCTGAGATATCCAGCGGTGCGGTTTTCCGACCTGTCGCCAAGGGAGGTCGCATCCAGGATTCAAGGCTGACTGACCAAGTAGTCTGCCAAGTGCTGAAGCAATTTGCTCGATTAGTTGGTCTTGACGATGCTCTTGTTGGTGGGCATAGCTGCCGAGCAGGTCTTATCACGGACGCTTTTAGTGTTGGTGCCGCACAGGCTGTCATTGCGAAGCACAGTCGCCATCGCTCGAACTCTATCAACGACTATCTTAGGGAAGCAACGATGTTCGAACAGAATGTATCAGGAATGGTCGGGCTCTAA
- a CDS encoding type I restriction endonuclease subunit R, whose translation MSTDASEKGLELLIVRHLTGLTNEQILKPSSPGVAENPTGYMGVGYALGRSEDFNRDYAIDLVKLCAFLSATQPKVFGQLELGTEGIKRHQFLTRLQGEIAKRGIVDVLRKGVSHQAAHVELFFGTPSPGNKKAKENWDANIFSITRQLKYSKDETQLSLDLCLFLNGLPIATFELKNSLTKQTVEDAVQQYKRDRDSRELLFQFARCLIHFAVDDSEVRFCTHLRDKASWFLPFNKGWNDGAGNPPNPDGLKTDYLWKEILTKEGLTDILENYAERVEEKDPKTNKVKRSLIFPRYHQRDVVRKLIADAKANGAGKRYLIQHSAGSGKSNSIAWLAHQLVGLEKDSTPIFDSVVVVTDRVILDKQIRDTIKQFAQVGSVVGHAERSGQLKDFLKNGKKIIITTVQKFPFILDDIGSANKDSSFAILIDEAHSSQGGQTAAKMNIALSGTSAEEDEEDTEDHINRIMAARKMLPNASYFAFTATPKNKTLEVFGEPYPEGDGVKHRPFHSYTMKQAIQEGFILDVLKSYTPVNSYYNLVKTVEEDPEFDAKKAQKKLRRYVESHEHAIREKAEIMVDHFHDQVIAKQKIGGQARAMVITGNIKRAIDYYHAFKDYLKERKSPYKAIVAFSGEHEYGGQKVTEASLNGFSSNKIAEEIQEDPYRFLICADKFQTGYDEPLLHTMYVDKPLSGIKAVQTLSRLNRAHPKKHDTFVLDFVNDIDTIQLSFDQYYRTTILARETDPNKLHDLKADLDAAQVYDDASVKRLVELYLQGADRDTLDPILDASVATYLESLDEDGQVEFKGNAKAFVRTYGFLASVLTYSIASWERLSIFLNFLIPKLPAPKEEDLSKGVLESIDMDSYRVEVRSALSISLTDQDSEIEPVPTSGGGHIPEPELDRLSNILKSFNEQFGNIEWKDGDKIRDVITQEIPEKVAADKAYQNAMLNSDKQNARIEHDKALQRVLVELLSDHTELFKQFSDNPAFKKWLSDSNFAVTYNATP comes from the coding sequence GTGAGCACAGATGCAAGCGAAAAGGGCTTAGAACTGCTCATCGTCCGGCACCTGACCGGGCTAACTAACGAGCAGATTCTGAAACCGTCTTCACCGGGCGTTGCCGAGAATCCTACTGGCTACATGGGCGTTGGCTACGCCTTGGGGCGGTCTGAGGACTTCAACCGGGATTATGCAATCGACCTGGTTAAGCTCTGCGCCTTTCTCTCAGCGACCCAGCCAAAGGTCTTTGGCCAGCTTGAACTCGGAACTGAGGGAATCAAACGCCATCAGTTCTTAACCCGTCTTCAAGGCGAGATTGCCAAGCGAGGCATCGTTGACGTGTTGCGCAAGGGAGTCTCGCACCAAGCTGCCCATGTTGAGCTGTTCTTCGGAACACCTTCACCGGGAAACAAGAAAGCCAAGGAGAACTGGGACGCCAACATTTTCAGCATTACCCGGCAACTCAAGTATTCCAAGGATGAGACTCAGCTTTCGCTCGACCTTTGCCTCTTCCTCAACGGTCTACCGATAGCCACCTTTGAACTGAAGAACAGTCTGACCAAGCAGACTGTGGAAGACGCCGTTCAGCAATACAAGCGAGACAGGGACTCCAGAGAGCTTCTGTTTCAATTTGCCCGCTGTCTGATTCACTTTGCGGTTGATGATTCGGAAGTGCGTTTCTGCACCCACCTCCGAGATAAGGCTTCTTGGTTCTTGCCGTTCAACAAAGGTTGGAACGACGGGGCGGGAAATCCCCCCAATCCAGATGGTCTGAAGACCGACTATCTCTGGAAAGAGATTTTGACCAAGGAAGGGTTGACGGACATCCTGGAGAACTACGCCGAGCGAGTCGAGGAGAAAGACCCGAAGACCAACAAGGTGAAGCGCTCGCTCATTTTTCCTCGCTATCACCAGCGGGACGTTGTCCGCAAGCTCATTGCTGACGCTAAAGCAAATGGAGCTGGCAAGCGGTATCTAATTCAGCACTCGGCTGGGAGTGGAAAGTCGAACTCCATTGCGTGGTTGGCTCACCAACTCGTGGGCTTGGAGAAGGACTCGACGCCAATTTTCGATTCGGTGGTCGTGGTTACTGACCGGGTTATTCTCGACAAGCAAATCCGGGACACCATTAAACAGTTTGCTCAGGTGGGCTCGGTTGTCGGACATGCGGAGCGGTCTGGACAGCTTAAGGATTTCCTTAAAAACGGGAAGAAAATCATCATCACAACGGTTCAGAAATTTCCGTTCATTCTTGATGACATCGGCTCAGCCAACAAAGACAGTTCATTTGCTATCCTCATTGACGAGGCACATTCAAGCCAAGGCGGTCAGACCGCCGCCAAGATGAACATCGCCCTCTCGGGAACTTCGGCTGAGGAAGATGAAGAGGATACGGAAGACCATATCAACCGCATCATGGCAGCCCGAAAGATGCTGCCGAATGCTTCTTACTTTGCATTCACGGCTACTCCGAAGAACAAGACTCTTGAAGTCTTCGGAGAGCCGTATCCTGAAGGCGACGGCGTCAAGCATCGACCGTTCCACAGCTATACGATGAAGCAGGCGATTCAGGAAGGTTTTATCCTGGATGTTCTGAAGAGCTACACCCCGGTGAACAGCTACTACAACTTGGTCAAGACGGTCGAAGAAGACCCGGAGTTTGATGCCAAGAAAGCTCAAAAGAAGCTTCGTCGATACGTTGAGTCCCATGAGCACGCCATCCGGGAGAAGGCGGAAATCATGGTTGACCACTTCCATGACCAGGTCATTGCCAAGCAGAAGATTGGTGGTCAAGCCAGAGCGATGGTCATTACGGGCAACATCAAGCGTGCCATCGACTACTATCATGCCTTCAAAGACTATCTGAAGGAGCGCAAGAGCCCATACAAAGCAATTGTCGCCTTCTCCGGTGAGCACGAATACGGTGGTCAGAAGGTTACCGAGGCTTCGCTTAATGGATTTTCGAGCAACAAGATTGCCGAGGAGATTCAAGAAGACCCTTACCGCTTCCTGATTTGTGCAGACAAGTTCCAGACGGGATACGACGAGCCGCTGCTTCACACGATGTATGTGGACAAACCGCTCTCGGGAATCAAGGCGGTTCAGACTCTTTCTCGACTGAACCGGGCGCATCCCAAGAAGCACGACACGTTCGTTTTAGACTTTGTCAACGACATCGACACAATTCAGTTGTCCTTTGACCAATATTATCGGACGACGATTCTGGCACGGGAAACTGACCCGAACAAGCTTCATGACCTGAAGGCAGACCTCGATGCCGCCCAGGTTTACGATGATGCTTCAGTGAAAAGGCTCGTCGAGTTGTATCTTCAGGGCGCAGACCGAGACACTCTCGACCCGATTCTAGACGCATCTGTTGCGACGTACCTTGAGTCGCTTGATGAAGACGGTCAAGTGGAATTCAAGGGCAATGCCAAGGCTTTCGTGAGAACCTATGGATTCCTTGCGTCGGTGCTCACTTACAGCATCGCTTCCTGGGAACGACTGTCCATCTTCTTGAATTTCCTCATTCCCAAACTCCCTGCTCCTAAGGAAGAAGACTTGTCGAAAGGCGTCTTAGAATCCATCGACATGGACAGCTACCGTGTCGAAGTTCGGTCGGCTCTGTCTATCTCGTTGACTGACCAGGATTCTGAAATTGAGCCGGTGCCGACATCTGGTGGCGGTCATATTCCAGAACCAGAGCTAGACCGTCTCAGTAACATCCTGAAATCGTTCAACGAGCAATTTGGCAATATTGAATGGAAGGATGGGGACAAGATTCGTGATGTCATCACCCAAGAGATTCCGGAAAAGGTTGCTGCCGACAAAGCTTATCAAAACGCTATGCTCAACTCGGATAAGCAGAACGCTCGAATTGAGCACGACAAAGCACTACAGCGAGTTCTGGTTGAGCTTCTTTCAGACCATACGGAGTTGTTCAAGCAGTTCTCGGACAACCCTGCCTTCAAGAAGTGGCTTTCTGACTCGAACTTCGCCGTCACCTACAATGCAACGCCATAA
- a CDS encoding fibronectin type III domain-containing protein, which yields MAIYITEELNDSALVIAMNNFIANITDNDAVLGLDTDELLAFTTRYNAFKAAVDEVADIKLQSKSATADKNDKKADARALIAQYAKEWRGNPAIPDALLDLLQLPNHQNNGPRSAPTVPTDLSFTINNVGEVTLRWKRNGNNSRTIFTVETGPSTSGPWTVYDVTTKASSEYNGPSGIETFFRVIARRNGISSNPSFPISLWANGNGEFLKKLNAA from the coding sequence ATGGCAATTTATATTACAGAGGAGCTGAACGACTCCGCCCTTGTCATTGCGATGAACAATTTCATCGCCAACATTACGGATAACGATGCCGTTTTGGGTTTGGACACCGATGAACTCCTGGCCTTCACCACCCGATACAACGCTTTCAAGGCGGCGGTTGACGAGGTCGCGGATATCAAGCTGCAATCAAAATCGGCCACGGCCGACAAGAACGATAAGAAGGCGGACGCACGAGCTCTGATCGCTCAGTATGCCAAGGAGTGGCGCGGGAATCCGGCGATTCCGGACGCACTTTTGGACTTGCTGCAACTTCCAAATCACCAAAACAATGGCCCGCGCTCGGCTCCGACCGTGCCGACGGATCTTTCTTTCACGATCAATAACGTGGGCGAAGTGACCTTGCGATGGAAGCGAAACGGCAACAATTCTCGGACGATTTTCACCGTTGAAACCGGCCCTTCGACATCTGGTCCTTGGACTGTTTATGATGTCACCACCAAGGCTTCGAGCGAATACAACGGCCCGAGCGGAATTGAGACCTTCTTCCGTGTGATCGCCAGACGAAATGGCATCTCTAGCAATCCTTCATTCCCGATCTCGCTTTGGGCGAATGGAAATGGAGAGTTTTTGAAGAAACTCAACGCCGCTTAG
- a CDS encoding adenine methyltransferase, translating to MSFKHVLLDGRGDQTWTTPKEVFDAFDKRFCFTVDACASQKNSLCEQFWTEQDDALAQDWGAQSIWVNPPFAMAKKFVEKAVKSASNGALVTMVIPANMNSCYWHDHILGKPNVEVHFPRRGLKFGGAKKVCPCPVAVVVFHPGSPSTTPS from the coding sequence ATGAGTTTCAAGCACGTACTACTTGACGGGCGAGGCGACCAAACTTGGACGACTCCCAAGGAAGTCTTTGATGCGTTCGACAAGCGATTTTGCTTTACTGTCGATGCCTGTGCATCTCAGAAGAACTCGCTCTGCGAGCAATTTTGGACCGAACAAGATGACGCCCTCGCTCAGGATTGGGGCGCACAGTCGATATGGGTAAATCCACCGTTCGCTATGGCAAAGAAGTTTGTTGAGAAGGCAGTGAAGTCAGCATCAAATGGTGCGCTGGTGACGATGGTCATTCCTGCCAACATGAATTCCTGCTACTGGCATGACCATATTCTTGGAAAGCCGAATGTGGAAGTTCATTTCCCTCGACGAGGGCTAAAATTTGGCGGAGCGAAGAAGGTCTGCCCATGCCCTGTCGCTGTGGTCGTGTTTCATCCGGGTTCTCCGTCAACAACTCCTAGTTGA
- a CDS encoding helix-turn-helix domain-containing protein — protein sequence MRASQDIRIEPSALSLETLDRLSRLFKEGEHSTLVGQSGERIVLPSELRRVFAFVVKALEKRQSVCLIPEDEPFTTQAAANFLGMSRPYFMRLLDAGEIPFHRVGTHRRVLYRDLVAFQESRTEVRTAALSKVTQELSEAGVYDRMAEEKGA from the coding sequence GTGCGTGCAAGTCAGGACATCCGAATCGAGCCTTCCGCCCTCTCATTAGAGACTTTGGACAGGCTCTCCAGGCTCTTCAAAGAAGGAGAGCACTCTACTCTGGTGGGTCAGAGCGGAGAAAGGATAGTGCTACCATCGGAGCTTCGGAGGGTGTTCGCCTTCGTAGTCAAAGCCTTGGAGAAGCGGCAGTCGGTGTGCCTGATTCCTGAAGATGAGCCGTTCACGACCCAAGCCGCCGCCAATTTCCTTGGGATGTCTCGCCCATACTTCATGCGGTTGCTCGATGCTGGAGAGATTCCCTTCCACCGAGTCGGCACCCATCGCAGGGTGCTCTACAGAGACCTGGTTGCGTTCCAAGAGAGTCGGACAGAGGTTCGCACTGCCGCTCTTAGCAAGGTGACTCAGGAGCTGTCTGAAGCAGGTGTCTACGACCGCATGGCGGAGGAGAAAGGAGCGTGA
- a CDS encoding SocA family protein, whose translation MVFSESKAAALAAHILRMAGGKMEYLKLLKLMYLCERESLKAISTSITGDNFVSMKHGPVMSGTYDLIKGNWEWFEHDTWEKSIHRDKYIVSVVSDIDVSVYLSPFEIEIATDIWNRFKSVDKWEIVKWMHDTFPEWRETNSRIAINLEDIYKAVGVSDEDVARRLHFIQGLSAFERLLADAKDVS comes from the coding sequence ATGGTATTTAGCGAATCCAAGGCAGCAGCACTTGCGGCGCATATTCTAAGAATGGCGGGAGGCAAGATGGAATACCTGAAGCTCCTGAAGCTGATGTACCTGTGCGAACGCGAGTCTCTCAAAGCAATCAGCACATCCATTACTGGAGATAATTTTGTCTCGATGAAACACGGCCCAGTGATGAGTGGAACGTATGATCTCATCAAGGGAAATTGGGAGTGGTTCGAACATGATACATGGGAAAAGTCAATCCATCGGGACAAATACATTGTAAGTGTGGTATCCGATATCGACGTTTCGGTGTATCTAAGTCCATTTGAAATCGAAATCGCTACAGATATCTGGAATCGTTTTAAGAGCGTCGATAAGTGGGAAATTGTGAAATGGATGCACGATACATTTCCCGAGTGGCGCGAAACGAATAGCAGAATCGCTATCAATCTCGAGGACATTTACAAGGCGGTTGGAGTCAGTGATGAGGACGTGGCCAGGAGACTTCACTTTATCCAGGGCCTGTCCGCATTTGAGCGCCTCCTTGCAGATGCAAAGGACGTGTCGTAA
- a CDS encoding VOC family protein, whose amino-acid sequence MSILGNLDTILVFVNDMDQSVAFYTQVLGFECGYSSEHWSVINAPGARIGLHSGRESHHESSVALCFQTASTEQLKAHLAESQTKFSPEEHETPRGRLIEFYDPSGNRLQAIELTS is encoded by the coding sequence ATGTCGATCCTTGGGAATCTAGACACCATCCTCGTTTTCGTCAACGATATGGATCAGTCGGTTGCTTTCTACACTCAGGTTTTGGGGTTTGAGTGCGGCTATTCGAGCGAGCACTGGTCGGTCATCAATGCGCCAGGGGCCAGGATCGGGCTCCATTCCGGCCGTGAATCTCATCACGAGAGCTCGGTCGCGCTCTGCTTCCAGACCGCGAGCACCGAACAGCTCAAAGCTCATCTGGCAGAATCCCAGACAAAATTCTCCCCCGAGGAGCACGAAACTCCCCGAGGGCGGTTGATCGAGTTTTACGATCCAAGCGGAAATCGCTTGCAGGCTATCGAGCTTACTTCTTGA
- the mscL gene encoding large conductance mechanosensitive channel protein MscL: protein MFKEFKEFAFKGSLVDVAVAFVLGGATSAFIGSFLTNLITPWLGLLGGANFGNLFMVLKDGKTPGPYASLAAATESGAVVLSYGAFLDEFVKFLVLMFVMFLLVKAANKFKKAEEAAPAGPTPSEALLTEIRDLLKK from the coding sequence ATGTTTAAGGAATTTAAAGAATTTGCTTTTAAAGGCAGTTTGGTTGACGTTGCTGTCGCTTTCGTTTTAGGTGGAGCCACTTCTGCCTTCATCGGTTCGTTCCTCACGAATCTCATCACGCCTTGGCTCGGACTGTTGGGTGGTGCTAACTTCGGAAACCTGTTTATGGTTTTGAAGGACGGCAAGACCCCTGGCCCATACGCTTCATTGGCCGCCGCCACCGAATCTGGCGCGGTTGTGCTGAGCTACGGAGCGTTCCTTGATGAGTTCGTCAAGTTCTTGGTCTTGATGTTCGTGATGTTCTTGCTGGTCAAGGCCGCAAACAAGTTCAAGAAGGCAGAAGAAGCCGCTCCTGCAGGTCCAACGCCTTCCGAAGCCTTGCTCACCGAAATCCGAGATTTGCTCAAGAAGTAA
- a CDS encoding zinc ribbon domain-containing protein — MAYCTSCGASLKGDERFCGTCGAAAPTSSAPKVPSHTDARPPLDARLGEASSGSATTESVTLQIHWGGTRFLAGQFTVLVDGTRVKTSDFDKSFIYELSLRPGQHAIQTEILILGTGVRRHRLYTLSLSAGKHQAQLSYSRLWGNFEKQLQLRRL, encoded by the coding sequence ATGGCATATTGCACATCTTGCGGAGCGTCCCTGAAGGGTGACGAGAGGTTTTGCGGAACATGTGGAGCGGCGGCCCCAACTAGCTCAGCACCCAAAGTTCCGTCACACACCGACGCTCGTCCTCCGCTCGACGCTAGACTTGGTGAGGCATCGAGTGGCAGCGCCACGACAGAATCAGTGACCCTACAGATTCATTGGGGCGGAACAAGGTTCTTGGCTGGTCAATTCACCGTGCTCGTTGATGGAACTAGAGTTAAGACCAGTGACTTTGATAAGTCATTCATCTATGAGCTGAGTCTGAGACCAGGCCAGCACGCCATTCAAACTGAGATTTTAATTCTGGGAACAGGCGTCAGGCGACACCGACTCTACACTCTAAGCCTGAGTGCCGGAAAGCACCAGGCTCAACTGAGTTACAGTCGATTGTGGGGGAATTTTGAAAAGCAACTTCAGCTTCGCAGGCTGTGA